Proteins encoded in a region of the Nicotiana tomentosiformis chromosome 9, ASM39032v3, whole genome shotgun sequence genome:
- the LOC138898974 gene encoding uncharacterized protein: MYNVAANGLAEAFNKTLCNLLKKDVSKYKRDWHDRIEEALWSYRTTHRTPIQETPYALIYGVEVVLPLERQIPSLRLAIQEGITDEENARLRLAEMEALDEKRLEAQQSLEWKFTSKWDRPYVVQEAFSSEAYKLVDVDGMRIGPINGKFLKKDYP, translated from the exons atgtacaatgttgccgccaatggtctagccgaggcattcaacaagactctatgcaacttgttaaagaaagacGTCTCCAAATACAAACGGGATTGGCATGACCGTATAGAGGAAGCTTTGTGGTCATATAGGACAACTCACCGCACGCCAATACAAGAGACCCCTTATGCACTCATTTATGGAGTTGAAGtcgtcttgccactcgagcgtcaaataccttcattacgattAGCTATCCAAGAAGgcatcactgatgaagaaaatgctcgacttcgattagcagagatggaggctcttgatgagaagaggctggaagctcaacagagtcttgaat ggaagttcacttcaaaatgggatagGCCATATGTCGTACAAGAAGCTTTCTCAAGTGAGGCTTACAAGCTGGTTGATgtagatggcatgagaatcggccctatcaatggcaagtttCTGAAGAAGGATTATCCTTAA